From the Pirellulales bacterium genome, one window contains:
- a CDS encoding DUF3592 domain-containing protein, translated as MARWTFLLGKKRGERRTGSTTAGRAALGLFAAVFFVAGVISLAFVVLKLSIPEWRANHDFVETTGRVLETRLLMNNTRLTRPEIHVAYEVDGRNLTAWSHYDVRGEFQADAQRAQTILDQFQIGDEYHCWYDPDQPENVVFARGYTWFAWLMLLIPGSFISVGGGGLIYTILTWGKSTERIAASAQHAPGLDFFLPPQNATADPYPFVPDPQDLNDSPGTVLAYRLPPGTGGWSLVATALVCLLWNGTVAIFVRMVMHSFEEGAPDWLLTVFVIPCVLIGVVFAWLLIRALRIATGIGPTLVEISANPLVPGGEYEVYMAQAGRLTIKRLDLKLVCEETTTYRQGTNTRKAIRRVYEQLLATCEQTAAGDSVSSEARATLTVPLDAMHSFKAAHNQIGWKFVVKGAAEQWPDFERSFPVVIRPRIAREDGR; from the coding sequence TTGGCGCGTTGGACCTTCCTACTCGGCAAGAAGCGCGGCGAGCGTCGCACCGGCTCGACCACGGCCGGGCGCGCCGCTCTGGGGTTGTTCGCCGCCGTCTTCTTCGTCGCCGGCGTTATCTCGTTGGCCTTCGTCGTTTTAAAGCTGTCGATTCCCGAGTGGCGCGCCAACCACGACTTTGTGGAAACCACCGGCCGCGTGCTCGAGACGCGGCTGCTCATGAATAACACGCGTTTGACGCGCCCCGAGATTCACGTCGCCTACGAGGTCGACGGTCGGAACCTCACCGCCTGGAGCCATTACGACGTCCGGGGTGAATTCCAGGCCGACGCCCAACGTGCGCAAACGATTTTGGATCAATTCCAAATTGGCGACGAGTACCATTGCTGGTACGACCCCGACCAGCCGGAAAACGTCGTCTTCGCGCGCGGTTATACCTGGTTCGCCTGGCTGATGTTGTTGATTCCCGGGTCCTTCATCTCGGTCGGCGGCGGTGGGTTGATCTATACGATTTTGACCTGGGGTAAGTCGACCGAGCGCATCGCAGCATCCGCGCAGCACGCGCCCGGGCTGGATTTCTTTTTGCCGCCGCAGAATGCAACCGCGGATCCGTACCCCTTTGTGCCCGATCCGCAGGATCTGAACGACAGTCCCGGCACGGTCCTGGCCTATCGATTACCGCCCGGCACGGGGGGATGGAGCCTGGTTGCCACGGCGCTTGTTTGCCTGTTGTGGAACGGCACCGTGGCGATCTTTGTGCGGATGGTAATGCACAGCTTCGAGGAAGGTGCTCCGGATTGGCTGCTCACCGTCTTTGTAATCCCCTGCGTGCTGATCGGCGTCGTGTTTGCGTGGCTGCTGATACGGGCATTGCGTATCGCCACGGGTATCGGGCCCACACTGGTCGAGATTTCGGCAAATCCGCTTGTGCCGGGCGGAGAGTACGAAGTTTACATGGCGCAGGCAGGCCGTCTGACAATCAAACGGCTCGACTTGAAGCTGGTCTGCGAAGAAACGACCACCTACCGCCAGGGCACAAACACCCGCAAGGCCATACGTCGCGTCTATGAGCAATTGCTCGCTACCTGCGAACAGACCGCGGCGGGAGACAGCGTCTCCTCGGAAGCACGCGCTACGCTTACTGTCCCGCTCGACGCCATGCACTCGTTCAAGGCAGCTCATAATCAAATTGGCTGGAAGTTTGTCGTCAAAGGGGCCGCCGAGCAATGGCCCGACTTCGAACGCAGCTT